From the genome of Sulfurovum riftiae, one region includes:
- a CDS encoding NnrS family protein — translation MHMKFSEESENSYFFSQPHQPFFILAFISAIVTMLIFMLAYKGVLHMAVSPVGFHVYGFTYLMFTPAFFGFLFTTFPRFTATPAIEKHLYMRIFSLYYIGATLVLLGSIVTPVFSGIGMAVVFLGHLMGTDILRNIYNNTNMDDKHDIFWILTAMKLGLLAHFLFIIAALFYSPLMGLSTEISTYLFLFLLTFSVAQRMVPFFSHCMVDRNEYLMKTIFGLLVFHVLLEGIYTNSSFIADLLIGLLIGRELLRWKLPFPNPNPLLWILHTALFWVPVAFIVSGLVNLVTMLSGTSFLALDIHMLILGFVFTIMIGFGTRVTIGHSGNLMQADRWTTLLFYWTQVVVLLRILVSLVAALGWNFMVLFDISATAWLILFIGWAVRFFAVLISGKKLTDA, via the coding sequence ATGCATATGAAATTTTCCGAAGAGTCCGAAAACAGTTACTTCTTTTCACAGCCCCACCAACCCTTTTTTATTCTGGCATTCATCTCTGCCATCGTAACGATGCTCATCTTCATGCTTGCCTACAAAGGTGTACTGCACATGGCGGTCTCTCCTGTCGGCTTTCATGTTTACGGATTCACCTACCTGATGTTCACCCCGGCATTCTTCGGTTTTCTTTTTACGACTTTCCCCCGTTTCACCGCTACACCAGCCATTGAAAAACATCTCTATATGCGTATCTTCAGTCTTTACTACATCGGTGCGACACTGGTACTTTTAGGCAGTATCGTCACACCTGTCTTTTCAGGCATCGGCATGGCCGTTGTCTTTCTGGGACATCTTATGGGAACCGACATACTCAGAAATATATACAACAATACCAACATGGATGACAAACATGATATCTTCTGGATACTGACAGCCATGAAGCTGGGTCTCCTTGCACATTTCCTCTTCATCATTGCTGCGCTCTTCTACTCGCCGCTCATGGGCCTTTCCACAGAAATATCCACCTATCTCTTCCTTTTTCTGCTGACCTTTTCGGTCGCACAGCGTATGGTACCGTTCTTTTCACACTGTATGGTCGATCGTAACGAATATTTGATGAAAACCATTTTTGGTCTGCTCGTTTTTCATGTCCTTCTTGAAGGCATCTACACCAACAGTTCATTCATCGCAGACCTGCTTATCGGCCTGCTTATCGGCAGGGAACTGCTCAGATGGAAACTGCCCTTCCCCAACCCCAACCCACTTTTGTGGATACTGCACACAGCACTCTTCTGGGTACCGGTAGCCTTCATCGTCTCCGGTCTGGTCAACCTTGTCACCATGCTGAGCGGGACAAGCTTCCTGGCACTCGATATCCATATGCTCATTCTGGGCTTCGTCTTCACCATCATGATCGGCTTCGGTACCCGTGTGACCATCGGGCATTCAGGCAATCTCATGCAGGCGGACAGATGGACGACCCTGCTCTTCTACTGGACACAGGTCGTGGTACTCCTGCGCATACTTGTCTCTCTTGTCGCTGCATTGGGATGGAATTTTATGGTCCTTTTCGATATTTCGGCAACAGCCTGGCTCATACTTTTCATCGGATGGGCCGTACGTTTCTTTGCCGTACTCATCAGCGGGAAGAAGCTGACAGATGCATAA
- a CDS encoding cytochrome-c peroxidase: MKVIKLMGMSLLASSLLLGAGSVAEKAKNAGLKAIPADKTELMKLIDPNKTITAERVELGKKLYFEPRLSKSGIISCNTCHNLGLGGVDGVPAAVGHNWTANPHHLNSPTVYNAVFFAAQFWDGRSPDLEDQAQGPMQAPPEMAAPPALVEERVNSIPAYVEDFKKAYGKDVKVDFTTITKTIGIFERTLVTPSRFDDYLNGKEDALTDAEKAGLATFIDKGCTSCHTGIALGGTMQPFPAVGKFKYANVGDFKGDKNGMVKTPTLRNITETAPYFHNGTEWNLAEAVKIMGETQLGMKISDEDAAKIVTFFGALKGKKPEVTYPQLPESTLKTPKPDFK, encoded by the coding sequence ATGAAAGTCATAAAACTTATGGGAATGTCATTGTTGGCATCTTCTCTGCTGCTTGGTGCAGGCTCGGTTGCAGAGAAAGCGAAAAATGCAGGTCTTAAGGCGATCCCTGCCGATAAAACGGAGCTGATGAAGCTGATCGATCCGAACAAGACCATCACAGCGGAAAGAGTGGAACTGGGTAAGAAACTCTATTTTGAGCCGAGACTCTCAAAGAGCGGTATCATCTCATGTAACACCTGCCACAACCTCGGCCTTGGCGGTGTGGATGGTGTACCTGCAGCGGTAGGTCACAACTGGACGGCAAACCCACACCACCTGAACTCACCGACAGTCTACAATGCGGTATTCTTTGCAGCACAGTTCTGGGACGGTAGAAGCCCAGACCTCGAGGATCAGGCACAGGGTCCAATGCAGGCACCGCCTGAAATGGCTGCACCTCCGGCGCTCGTAGAAGAGAGGGTCAACTCCATTCCTGCCTATGTAGAGGATTTCAAAAAAGCCTATGGCAAGGATGTCAAAGTAGACTTCACTACGATCACGAAGACAATCGGTATTTTTGAGAGAACACTGGTGACACCGTCAAGATTCGATGACTACCTCAATGGGAAAGAAGATGCACTTACCGATGCTGAAAAAGCCGGTCTTGCTACCTTCATCGACAAAGGATGTACCTCTTGCCACACCGGTATCGCACTGGGCGGAACAATGCAGCCTTTCCCTGCGGTAGGCAAGTTCAAGTATGCCAATGTAGGTGACTTCAAAGGCGACAAGAACGGTATGGTCAAAACACCGACACTCAGAAATATTACAGAGACGGCACCATACTTCCATAACGGTACAGAGTGGAATCTGGCTGAAGCAGTCAAGATCATGGGTGAAACACAGCTTGGTATGAAGATCAGCGATGAGGATGCGGCAAAGATCGTTACCTTCTTCGGCGCACTCAAAGGCAAAAAACCTGAGGTCACCTATCCTCAGCTTCCGGAGAGTACCCTCAAAACCCCAAAACCCGACTTCAAATAG
- a CDS encoding NAD(+)/NADH kinase, translating to MSKEKLVEVNTAGFILKPDSPEIKPLYEKIKAQFEAKGISVMLSEKSAKMIGLEGVPFEEMCAKADFLVSLGGDGTLLSLVRRSYGHHKPVVGINAGNLGFLADITLDDVDAFLARLLLGEYRIDDRMMIEGYVQKSSGEKKRFIAFNDVVITSPEPSKMVRVNASIDGERFNSYTGDGLIISTPTGSTAYNLSAGGPILYPLTQAFIITPVLAHSLANQRPLVVPADFSIELDAEKYRAIASIDGQEVYELEEGDILYIAGAKKGAKLIHRKEHNYFSVLREKLHWGDRNW from the coding sequence ATGAGCAAAGAGAAGTTAGTAGAGGTCAATACCGCAGGATTCATCCTGAAACCTGATTCACCGGAGATCAAACCTCTTTATGAGAAGATAAAGGCACAGTTCGAAGCCAAAGGCATTTCTGTGATGCTTTCAGAAAAGTCTGCCAAGATGATAGGCCTTGAGGGAGTACCTTTTGAAGAGATGTGTGCAAAGGCCGATTTTCTTGTCTCGCTGGGTGGTGACGGCACACTGCTCTCTCTGGTGCGCCGAAGCTACGGCCATCATAAACCGGTGGTGGGGATCAATGCCGGAAATCTGGGCTTTCTGGCGGACATTACCCTTGATGATGTGGATGCGTTTCTGGCACGTTTGCTCCTGGGAGAATACCGTATCGATGACCGTATGATGATCGAAGGGTATGTTCAGAAAAGCTCCGGCGAGAAGAAACGTTTCATTGCTTTCAATGATGTGGTGATCACCTCTCCGGAGCCTTCCAAGATGGTCAGGGTGAATGCTTCCATCGACGGGGAACGTTTCAACAGCTATACGGGAGACGGGCTCATCATCTCCACACCTACAGGTTCGACAGCCTACAATCTTTCCGCGGGCGGTCCCATTCTGTATCCGTTGACCCAGGCTTTCATCATTACGCCTGTATTGGCACACTCTCTGGCGAACCAGCGTCCCCTGGTCGTGCCGGCGGATTTCAGCATAGAACTCGATGCGGAGAAATACCGTGCCATTGCATCTATTGACGGGCAGGAGGTCTATGAACTCGAAGAGGGTGATATCCTCTATATAGCAGGGGCCAAAAAAGGGGCAAAGCTTATTCACAGAAAAGAGCACAACTACTTCTCTGTACTGCGCGAAAAACTTCACTGGGGAGACCGGAATTGGTAG
- a CDS encoding DNA recombination protein RecN has product MVERLYLRDLVTFKTLELEFEPGLVVFTGPSGAGKSVLMSAILSGFGHATQGAAALCEVTLSKPSKLKNEAYLLEDELCIKTLKKEKLRYFIDGQNISKKVLGELFSPYVRYLSVRDKGGFDSETLLELIDSTLSAKNKAYKKLRKEYSKRYGNYREKLQELAKIKEDEAKLAELIEFTTYEIEKIEGIDPKPGEEEELLRIKQQLSRIDKIKEALASASQIFNLESSVEEVYRLLEKENDIFSEAMNQLRADFEDTQLLADELEEIDVEEVLDRLSELTSLKNRYGSIEEALSYKEAKKKELAGYENIERDKSMLEQFLMLEQTELGILAGKISQARRKEAVEIESRLEGYLESLKLPKMQFEFSTVGLNEWGMDSVGVMLGSSRTATLSGGEFNRLRLALMAVSIDESREKQGVLILDEIDANVSGDESIAIATMIAKLSSVYQIFAISHQPHLSAKADQHIVITKAGDESRAEVLDDTGRIAEIARIIGGEKPTAQAVAFAQKLRDTAL; this is encoded by the coding sequence TTGGTAGAACGGCTCTATCTTCGTGACCTTGTCACCTTCAAAACGCTCGAGCTTGAGTTCGAACCGGGACTGGTGGTCTTTACCGGGCCCAGCGGTGCAGGAAAATCCGTACTGATGTCAGCGATCCTCTCAGGCTTCGGCCATGCGACACAGGGGGCTGCCGCGCTGTGCGAAGTGACACTCTCCAAACCGTCCAAACTAAAAAATGAAGCCTATCTGCTTGAAGATGAACTCTGCATCAAAACACTGAAAAAAGAGAAGCTGCGTTATTTTATCGACGGTCAGAATATCTCCAAAAAGGTCCTGGGTGAGCTCTTTTCCCCCTATGTGCGCTATCTCAGTGTACGTGACAAGGGTGGGTTTGATTCTGAAACACTTCTGGAGCTGATAGACAGTACCTTGTCTGCGAAGAACAAAGCCTATAAAAAACTCCGCAAAGAGTACAGCAAGCGTTATGGAAACTACAGAGAAAAACTGCAGGAGCTTGCCAAAATAAAGGAAGATGAAGCGAAGCTGGCCGAACTGATCGAATTCACGACGTATGAGATAGAAAAGATAGAAGGTATCGACCCCAAACCGGGTGAGGAAGAGGAACTGCTCAGGATCAAACAGCAGCTTTCGCGCATTGACAAAATAAAGGAGGCACTGGCATCTGCTTCACAGATATTCAACCTTGAAAGCAGTGTGGAAGAGGTCTATCGACTGCTGGAAAAAGAGAATGACATTTTCTCCGAAGCGATGAACCAGCTTCGAGCCGATTTTGAAGACACACAACTGCTTGCCGATGAACTTGAAGAGATCGATGTGGAAGAAGTGCTTGACCGTCTGAGCGAACTGACGAGCCTCAAGAACCGCTACGGTTCCATAGAGGAAGCACTGTCATACAAAGAGGCCAAGAAGAAAGAGCTGGCCGGTTATGAGAACATAGAGCGTGACAAAAGTATGCTAGAACAGTTTTTGATGCTCGAACAGACGGAGTTGGGTATTCTTGCAGGAAAGATCTCTCAGGCCAGAAGAAAAGAGGCTGTAGAGATCGAAAGCAGGCTGGAGGGATACCTGGAGAGCCTGAAGCTTCCGAAAATGCAATTTGAATTCAGCACTGTCGGGCTCAATGAATGGGGGATGGATAGTGTTGGCGTAATGCTCGGAAGTTCAAGAACAGCTACATTGAGCGGCGGGGAATTCAACCGTCTGCGTTTGGCTTTGATGGCGGTGAGTATCGATGAGAGCAGGGAGAAACAGGGTGTTCTGATACTCGATGAGATCGATGCCAATGTCAGCGGTGACGAGTCCATTGCCATCGCTACGATGATCGCAAAGCTCTCTTCAGTGTATCAGATCTTTGCCATTTCGCATCAGCCGCATCTTTCTGCCAAGGCCGATCAGCATATCGTGATCACCAAAGCGGGGGATGAAAGCCGGGCAGAAGTGTTGGATGATACGGGACGTATTGCAGAGATCGCAAGGATCATTGGCGGGGAAAAGCCTACGGCACAAGCCGTTGCCTTTGCACAAAAACTCAGAGATACTGCGCTTTGA
- a CDS encoding Hpt domain-containing protein gives MAAYILLSIILLILALLVFSENKNTKPPKTGKSPEELKLEEIKRADAEKRLKEEAKRAKEETRKRLEASKKAEKEQKAAEAQARKEEEERERREAEQRAHREAEEARKRREEKKAEAKKKAEEEEARKREAVALKAEEERKAREKEEAQRLEAEKRAAEKAAKEAQEREAAEAEAKKEAEAAAEKEKETVAELPAYPAFDHSRLVEMGLSDEEATDFVKELIPQIEAQLPLLEEAMQKADFQQMERLTHSIKGSATNIGTGGVSDLLVDYNTYLKSGDSITLAKAYHEELTRQVDKLKAQYL, from the coding sequence ATGGCTGCCTATATCTTACTTTCGATCATACTTCTTATACTTGCACTGCTTGTCTTTAGCGAAAATAAAAATACAAAACCACCCAAAACAGGGAAATCCCCCGAAGAGCTCAAACTCGAAGAGATCAAGCGTGCCGATGCCGAAAAAAGGCTGAAAGAAGAGGCAAAACGTGCCAAAGAGGAGACCAGAAAAAGACTCGAAGCGAGTAAAAAGGCAGAAAAAGAACAAAAAGCTGCCGAAGCCCAGGCGCGCAAAGAGGAGGAAGAGAGAGAAAGACGCGAAGCTGAGCAGAGAGCCCATAGAGAGGCCGAAGAAGCCAGGAAACGAAGAGAAGAGAAAAAAGCTGAAGCCAAGAAGAAAGCAGAGGAAGAAGAGGCCAGAAAACGGGAAGCCGTAGCGCTAAAAGCGGAAGAAGAACGCAAAGCCAGAGAGAAAGAGGAAGCACAAAGGCTTGAAGCCGAAAAGAGAGCTGCCGAAAAAGCGGCAAAAGAAGCACAGGAACGTGAAGCTGCAGAAGCGGAAGCCAAAAAAGAGGCTGAAGCAGCAGCGGAAAAAGAGAAGGAAACGGTTGCGGAACTGCCGGCCTATCCTGCCTTTGACCACTCCAGACTGGTTGAAATGGGACTCTCCGATGAGGAAGCCACAGATTTTGTCAAAGAGCTGATCCCGCAGATAGAAGCACAGCTCCCGCTTCTGGAAGAGGCAATGCAGAAAGCAGATTTCCAGCAGATGGAACGTCTTACCCACAGTATCAAAGGATCCGCTACCAATATCGGTACCGGTGGTGTCTCAGACCTGCTTGTAGATTACAATACCTATCTCAAGAGCGGTGACAGTATCACCCTGGCAAAAGCCTATCATGAGGAGCTGACGCGTCAGGTCGATAAGCTCAAAGCGCAGTATCTCTGA
- a CDS encoding TatD family hydrolase encodes MIIDTHCHLDDKRYSDDLDAVITRARQKGVEKFIIPGADPESLERAVEIAEQYDAVYFAVGVHPYDAANYDRTFLEKFVTHPKCVAIGECGLDYFRLPESEAEIAVEKKLQKEVFIDQILWAKALKKPLIVHIRDAGADSLELLQEYAGEEGGVLHCYNADESLLKLASKNFYYGIGGVLTFKNARKLINVYPKIPRERLIIETDAPYLTPHPHRGERNEPAYCTFVADKMSELSGISRAEMETLTTLNAARLFGI; translated from the coding sequence ATGATCATAGATACACATTGCCATTTGGACGACAAACGTTACAGTGATGATCTTGATGCTGTGATAACAAGAGCCAGACAGAAAGGGGTGGAGAAATTCATCATTCCCGGTGCGGACCCTGAGAGCCTTGAGCGGGCGGTAGAGATCGCGGAGCAGTATGATGCTGTCTATTTTGCCGTGGGTGTACACCCCTATGATGCTGCGAATTATGACCGTACTTTTCTGGAAAAGTTCGTGACACACCCAAAATGTGTTGCCATAGGAGAGTGCGGACTGGACTACTTCAGACTGCCTGAAAGTGAAGCGGAGATCGCTGTAGAGAAAAAACTGCAGAAAGAGGTGTTCATAGACCAGATCCTCTGGGCGAAGGCTCTCAAGAAACCGCTCATCGTACATATACGCGATGCCGGTGCCGACTCTCTGGAGCTGCTTCAGGAATATGCGGGAGAAGAGGGCGGTGTGCTTCACTGTTACAATGCCGATGAATCCCTGCTGAAGCTTGCTTCGAAGAATTTCTACTATGGTATCGGAGGGGTATTGACCTTCAAAAATGCCAGGAAGCTGATCAATGTCTACCCCAAGATACCACGGGAAAGACTCATCATAGAGACAGATGCACCATACCTGACACCGCATCCGCACCGTGGAGAGAGGAACGAACCTGCCTACTGTACGTTCGTAGCAGACAAGATGAGTGAGCTCAGCGGCATTTCGCGTGCAGAGATGGAGACACTGACGACACTGAACGCCGCAAGACTCTTTGGGATATAG
- a CDS encoding lytic transglycosylase domain-containing protein: MHKGIKTFLLCWIMIPTAIFAASLPEKYPVYSYVFSEFDVDEAYIDNDDFIRFVQQNEKSIKRLYARSMKRGAVLSPMVKGYLMDKGLSDLFIYLSMVESGLSTDIVSSKKAVGLWQFMPATAQHYKLDVCNSFDERCDPVSATNAAITYLNKLHRQFGKWYLAAIAYNCGEGRLEKAIKKAGSDELGILTDERDKYLPKETRTYIRKILLAAMIGESKYLDFPADTDVKKEMVQVEISGGCDLKKLAHTLEMKPGELLGMNRQFKQGVVPKEKAIYTLTIPEEKMIPFYLKYELKTEEKQVKPHLISHVVKMGDTLESIAKQYHSSIDEIKTANKLENGFLTLDSLLLVPVSRKTFEAMLRAL; encoded by the coding sequence ATGCATAAAGGTATCAAAACGTTTCTTCTTTGTTGGATCATGATACCTACAGCGATTTTTGCCGCTTCCCTTCCCGAAAAGTACCCTGTTTACAGTTATGTATTCTCCGAGTTCGACGTAGATGAAGCCTATATCGACAATGATGACTTCATCCGCTTCGTCCAGCAGAATGAAAAAAGTATCAAACGTCTATATGCCCGTTCCATGAAGAGAGGTGCAGTGCTTTCTCCCATGGTCAAAGGCTACCTGATGGACAAAGGGCTTTCGGACCTTTTTATCTACCTCTCTATGGTGGAGTCGGGTCTCTCGACCGATATCGTCTCTTCAAAGAAAGCGGTAGGCCTCTGGCAGTTCATGCCTGCAACGGCACAGCATTACAAACTGGATGTATGCAACAGTTTCGATGAGCGCTGCGACCCTGTCTCAGCGACCAATGCGGCGATCACTTATCTGAACAAGCTGCATAGGCAGTTCGGAAAATGGTATCTGGCCGCTATTGCCTACAACTGCGGCGAAGGCCGTCTCGAAAAAGCTATCAAAAAGGCGGGCAGTGACGAACTGGGTATCCTTACTGATGAGAGGGACAAGTATCTCCCCAAAGAGACACGGACGTATATACGAAAGATCCTGCTTGCGGCCATGATAGGCGAGAGCAAGTATCTGGATTTTCCGGCGGATACGGATGTAAAAAAGGAGATGGTCCAGGTTGAAATCTCAGGCGGATGCGACCTGAAGAAGCTTGCACACACACTGGAGATGAAACCAGGTGAATTGTTGGGTATGAACCGGCAGTTCAAACAGGGTGTCGTACCCAAAGAGAAAGCCATTTATACACTAACGATCCCCGAAGAGAAGATGATACCTTTTTATCTCAAATACGAATTGAAAACAGAAGAGAAACAGGTCAAACCGCATCTTATCTCGCATGTGGTCAAAATGGGAGATACCCTTGAGAGCATAGCCAAACAATATCACAGTTCGATCGATGAGATCAAAACGGCCAACAAACTGGAGAATGGGTTTCTGACATTGGACTCCCTGCTGCTTGTTCCTGTAAGCCGTAAGACTTTTGAGGCAATGCTGCGAGCACTGTAA
- a CDS encoding septal ring lytic transglycosylase RlpA family protein, whose protein sequence is MRRSTMLLLSAAVMLSGMLFTGCASKKKAAYKATGHTSAARHRSTMRSYKVHGKRYTPTYVEVGQKMKGISSWYGPNFHGKYTSNGERYNMHARTAAHKTWPMDTMVRVRNLQNGKSTIVRINDRGPFVRGRIIDCSYKAGKEIGLDRMGIAKVQIEVVGFSGKVQSDAAIAKARRTKTEARVRLTNFGVQVGAFRNYEGAKIYKKRYAHIHPRYKPVIKKFPDVDGAPLYRVWLMGFGSEDEARDFKNSNDMPGAFIVRN, encoded by the coding sequence ATGAGACGATCGACCATGCTTCTGCTCTCTGCTGCTGTCATGCTTTCAGGCATGCTTTTCACGGGCTGTGCGAGCAAGAAAAAAGCTGCCTACAAAGCAACGGGACATACCTCTGCTGCCAGACACAGATCGACGATGCGTTCCTACAAGGTACATGGGAAACGGTATACACCGACCTATGTGGAAGTAGGACAGAAGATGAAGGGTATTTCCAGCTGGTACGGCCCCAATTTTCACGGCAAATACACCAGCAACGGCGAACGGTACAATATGCATGCACGTACAGCGGCACACAAGACCTGGCCGATGGATACCATGGTCAGGGTACGAAACCTGCAGAACGGCAAAAGCACGATCGTGCGCATCAACGACAGAGGTCCTTTTGTCAGGGGACGTATCATAGACTGCTCCTACAAGGCAGGCAAGGAGATCGGTCTCGACAGAATGGGGATCGCCAAGGTACAGATCGAAGTGGTCGGGTTTTCAGGAAAAGTGCAGTCTGATGCAGCCATTGCCAAAGCCAGAAGAACAAAGACCGAAGCACGTGTGCGTCTGACGAACTTCGGGGTGCAGGTCGGTGCTTTCAGAAATTACGAAGGGGCAAAGATCTACAAAAAGAGATATGCCCATATACATCCGCGCTACAAACCCGTCATCAAAAAGTTTCCGGATGTGGACGGTGCACCGCTATACCGTGTATGGCTGATGGGCTTCGGTTCAGAGGATGAAGCCAGAGACTTCAAGAACAGCAACGATATGCCGGGTGCATTCATCGTACGAAATTAA